The Egibacteraceae bacterium genome contains a region encoding:
- a CDS encoding MerR family transcriptional regulator, with protein MEVLTVASDGAVYIISVAAELAGVHPQTLRTYERKGLIEPERTAGGTRRYSQRDVDRVLLIQELTQGEGVNLAGVLRVLDLQDRLELAERRLTRARMETEAVREEARRSMRRAAQRSGAEIVLYRPTAIERHQGSRRRR; from the coding sequence ATGGAGGTGCTGACGGTGGCGAGCGACGGCGCGGTGTACATCATCTCGGTGGCGGCCGAGCTCGCGGGCGTGCATCCCCAGACCCTGCGCACCTACGAGCGCAAGGGCCTGATCGAGCCGGAGCGCACCGCCGGGGGGACCCGGCGCTACTCGCAGCGCGACGTCGACCGGGTCCTGCTCATCCAGGAGCTCACCCAGGGCGAGGGCGTGAACCTCGCCGGGGTCCTGCGCGTCCTGGACCTCCAGGACCGCCTCGAGCTCGCCGAACGCCGCCTGACCCGCGCCCGCATGGAGACCGAAGCCGTGCGCGAGGAGGCGAGGCGGAGCATGCGTCGCGCCGCGCAGCGCAGCGGTGCCGAGATCGTGCTCTACCGGCCGACGGCCATCGAGCGGCACCAGGGCTCCCGCCGCCGGCGCTGA
- the dnaJ gene encoding molecular chaperone DnaJ: protein MAQRDYFEKDYYAALGVSKDATQAEVSKAYRKLARDLHPDARPDDPTAEARFKEVSEAHAVLSNPEKRKEYDEVRQLAGSGMFGGAGPGGGAGGFPGGFPRGSTRTAGGGQVFDLGDLLGDMFTQGGGPGAPSGGRARRGAGPRRGRDVETDLTLSFADAMAGVTTTLRVTGQATCSTCFGSGAKPGTSPVPCQTCGGQGSIARDQGLFSFSEPCPTCAGRGTQIPDPCPTCGGTGAEQRVRTIRARIPAGVRDGARIRLKGKGEAGLNGGPSGDLYVRVHVDEDALFGRSGDQLTLRVPITFSEAALGTRLRVPTLDDPVTLKIPAGTESGRTFRVKGRGAPRAGGGRGDLLVTVDLVVPRKLNRTQRKLLEEFAETEETGVRDHLEAAMSKGA from the coding sequence ATGGCGCAGCGCGACTACTTCGAGAAGGACTACTACGCCGCTCTCGGCGTGTCCAAGGACGCCACGCAGGCCGAGGTCAGCAAGGCCTACCGCAAGCTCGCCCGGGACCTGCACCCCGACGCCCGCCCCGACGACCCGACCGCCGAGGCGCGCTTCAAGGAGGTCAGCGAGGCCCACGCCGTGCTGTCCAACCCAGAGAAGCGCAAGGAGTACGACGAGGTCCGCCAGCTGGCCGGCTCCGGGATGTTCGGGGGCGCCGGGCCGGGAGGCGGGGCGGGGGGCTTCCCCGGCGGGTTCCCCCGTGGGTCCACCCGGACCGCGGGAGGTGGGCAGGTCTTCGATCTCGGCGACCTGCTCGGCGACATGTTCACCCAGGGAGGCGGACCGGGCGCCCCATCCGGCGGACGGGCCCGCCGGGGCGCCGGTCCGCGGCGCGGGCGTGACGTGGAGACCGACCTCACCCTGTCGTTCGCCGACGCGATGGCGGGCGTGACCACGACGCTGCGGGTGACCGGTCAGGCCACCTGCTCGACCTGCTTCGGCTCCGGCGCCAAGCCGGGGACCAGCCCGGTGCCGTGCCAGACCTGCGGGGGCCAGGGGTCCATCGCCCGCGACCAGGGACTGTTCAGCTTCTCCGAGCCGTGTCCGACGTGCGCCGGCCGTGGCACCCAGATCCCCGACCCGTGTCCCACCTGCGGGGGCACCGGTGCCGAGCAGCGGGTGCGCACGATCCGCGCGCGCATCCCCGCCGGGGTCCGCGACGGCGCCCGCATCCGGTTGAAGGGCAAGGGCGAGGCCGGCCTCAACGGCGGGCCCTCCGGGGACCTGTACGTGCGCGTGCACGTCGACGAGGACGCGCTGTTCGGACGCTCCGGGGACCAGCTCACCCTGCGTGTCCCGATCACGTTCTCCGAGGCGGCGCTCGGCACGCGACTGCGCGTCCCGACCCTCGACGATCCCGTCACCCTCAAGATCCCGGCGGGTACCGAGTCGGGGCGCACGTTCCGGGTGAAGGGGCGCGGGGCGCCCCGCGCCGGCGGAGGCCGCGGCGACCTGCTGGTGACCGTCGACCTCGTCGTCCCGCGCAAGCTCAACCGCACGCAGCGCAAGCTGCTGGAGGAGTTCGCGGAGACCGAGGAGACCGGCGTGCGCGACCACCTCGAGGCCGCGATGAGCAAGGGGGCCTGA